From the genome of Pseudomonas yamanorum, one region includes:
- the mnmA gene encoding tRNA 2-thiouridine(34) synthase MnmA has translation MRDPAPSDTQKKRVIVGMSGGVDSSVSAVLLMEQGYEVEGLFMKNWEEDDGTEYCTAMDDLADAQAVCDKIGIKLHTANFAAEYWDNVFEHFLAEYKAGRTPNPDILCNREIKFKAFLDYAMILGADLIATGHYVRRRDIDGHTELLKGLDANKDQSYFLHAVGGEQIAKTLFPVGELEKPEVRAIAEKHGLATAKKKDSTGICFIGERRFSDFLKQYLPAQPGEIKTTEGEIIGRHHGLMYHTIGQRQGLGIGGLKDAGEEPWYVLVKDLEHNELIVGQGNDHPWLFSRALLASDIYWVNPVDLSSPRRLTAKVRYRQSDQPCTLEKTATGYRATFDDPQRAVTPGQSVVFYDGEICLGGGVIEVAEPWSSQA, from the coding sequence ATGCGTGATCCAGCCCCTTCTGACACACAAAAGAAGCGCGTCATCGTCGGCATGTCCGGCGGCGTGGATTCTTCCGTTTCCGCCGTTCTGCTCATGGAGCAGGGTTATGAGGTGGAAGGCCTGTTCATGAAGAACTGGGAAGAAGACGATGGAACGGAATATTGCACCGCCATGGACGACCTGGCGGATGCCCAGGCCGTCTGTGACAAAATCGGCATCAAGCTGCACACCGCCAACTTCGCCGCCGAGTACTGGGACAACGTGTTCGAGCACTTCCTGGCCGAATACAAGGCCGGTCGCACGCCGAACCCGGACATCCTGTGTAACCGCGAGATCAAGTTCAAGGCGTTCCTCGACTACGCGATGATCCTTGGCGCCGACCTGATCGCCACTGGCCACTACGTGCGCCGTCGCGACATCGATGGCCACACCGAACTGCTCAAGGGCCTGGACGCCAACAAGGACCAGAGCTACTTCCTGCACGCCGTCGGCGGCGAACAGATCGCCAAGACCCTCTTCCCGGTGGGTGAGCTGGAAAAGCCCGAAGTACGCGCCATTGCCGAGAAACACGGCCTGGCCACCGCCAAGAAGAAGGATTCCACCGGAATCTGCTTTATCGGCGAGCGCCGTTTCAGCGACTTCCTCAAGCAGTACCTGCCGGCGCAACCGGGCGAGATCAAGACCACCGAAGGCGAAATCATCGGCCGTCACCACGGCTTGATGTACCACACCATCGGCCAGCGCCAGGGCCTGGGTATCGGCGGCTTGAAAGACGCCGGCGAAGAGCCGTGGTACGTGCTGGTCAAGGACCTGGAGCACAACGAACTGATCGTGGGCCAGGGCAATGACCACCCATGGCTGTTCTCCCGCGCCCTGCTCGCTTCGGACATCTATTGGGTCAACCCGGTGGACCTCAGCAGCCCGCGCCGCCTGACCGCCAAAGTGCGCTATCGCCAGAGCGACCAGCCCTGCACTCTGGAAAAAACCGCCACCGGCTATCGCGCCACCTTCGACGACCCCCAGCGCGCCGTAACGCCGGGCCAATCGGTAGTGTTCTACGACGGAGAGATTTGCCTGGGGGGCGGCGTGATCGAAGTTGCCGAACCCTGGAGCAGCCAGGCATGA
- the purB gene encoding adenylosuccinate lyase — MQLSSLTAVSPVDGRYAGKTQALRPIFSEYGLIRARVLVEVRWLQRLAAHPGISEVPAFSAEANAVLNALAENFALEHAERVKEIERTTNHDVKAIEYLLKEQAAKLPELAKVSEFIHFACTSEDINNLSHALMLREGRDDVMLPLMRQTADAIRELAIRFADVPMLSRTHGQPASPTTLGKELANVVYRLERQIAQVAAVPLLGKINGAVGNYNAHLSAYPEIDWEENARAFIEDELGLGFNPYTTQIEPHDYIAELFDAIARFNTILIDFDRDIWGYISLGYFKQRTIAGEIGSSTMPHKVNPIDFENSEGNLGIANALFQHLASKLPISRWQRDLTDSTVLRNLGVGFAHSVIAYEASLKGISKLELNAQKIAADLDACWEVLAEPIQTVMRRYNIENPYEKLKELTRGKGITSEALQTFIDGLDMPAAAKAELKLLTPANYIGNAVAQAKRI, encoded by the coding sequence ATGCAGCTTTCTTCGCTCACTGCGGTTTCCCCTGTTGACGGCCGCTACGCCGGCAAAACCCAGGCCCTGCGCCCTATTTTCAGCGAATACGGTTTGATCCGTGCTCGTGTTCTGGTTGAAGTGCGCTGGCTCCAGCGCCTGGCCGCTCACCCTGGCATCAGCGAAGTGCCGGCGTTCTCCGCCGAAGCCAACGCTGTGCTGAACGCCCTGGCGGAAAACTTCGCTCTGGAGCACGCCGAGCGTGTCAAAGAGATCGAGCGCACCACCAACCACGACGTTAAAGCCATCGAGTACCTGCTCAAAGAGCAAGCGGCCAAGCTGCCGGAACTGGCCAAGGTCAGCGAGTTCATCCACTTTGCCTGCACCAGCGAGGACATCAACAACCTGTCCCACGCCCTGATGCTGCGCGAAGGCCGTGATGACGTGATGCTGCCACTGATGCGCCAGACGGCCGATGCCATCCGCGAACTGGCGATCCGTTTCGCCGACGTACCGATGCTGTCGCGCACCCACGGCCAGCCGGCTTCGCCGACCACGTTGGGCAAAGAACTGGCCAACGTGGTGTACCGCCTGGAGCGCCAGATCGCTCAAGTGGCCGCCGTGCCGCTGCTGGGCAAGATCAACGGCGCCGTAGGCAACTACAACGCCCACCTGTCGGCCTACCCTGAGATCGACTGGGAAGAAAACGCCCGCGCCTTCATCGAAGACGAGCTGGGCCTTGGCTTCAACCCGTACACCACGCAGATCGAACCCCACGACTACATCGCCGAGCTGTTCGACGCCATTGCACGCTTCAACACCATCCTGATCGACTTCGATCGCGATATCTGGGGCTACATCTCCCTGGGCTACTTCAAGCAGCGCACCATCGCCGGTGAAATCGGTTCGTCGACCATGCCGCACAAGGTCAACCCGATCGACTTCGAAAACTCCGAAGGCAACCTCGGGATCGCCAACGCCCTGTTCCAGCACCTGGCCAGCAAGTTGCCGATCTCCCGCTGGCAGCGCGACCTGACCGACTCCACCGTACTGCGCAACCTCGGCGTGGGCTTTGCTCACAGCGTGATCGCGTACGAAGCCAGCCTCAAAGGCATCAGCAAACTGGAGCTCAACGCGCAGAAGATCGCCGCTGACCTGGACGCTTGCTGGGAAGTTTTGGCCGAGCCGATCCAGACCGTGATGCGCCGCTACAACATCGAAAACCCGTACGAGAAGCTCAAAGAGCTGACCCGCGGCAAGGGCATCACCTCTGAAGCGTTGCAAACTTTCATCGACGGCCTGGACATGCCAGCCGCCGCCAAGGCTGAGCTGAAACTGCTCACCCCGGCTAACTACATCGGCAACGCTGTGGCCCAAGCCAAACGCATCTGA
- the clpS gene encoding ATP-dependent Clp protease adapter ClpS, translating into MHAISQIRLTFNQDRPDHQEDDDGSAGIAVQEAKPALQAPPMYKVVLFNDDYTPMDFVVEVLEVFFNLNRELATKVMLAVHTEGRAVCGVFTRDIAETKAMQVNQYARESQHPLLCEIEKDG; encoded by the coding sequence ATGCATGCAATCAGCCAGATTCGACTAACATTCAATCAGGATCGCCCGGATCATCAAGAAGACGACGACGGTTCTGCAGGCATTGCTGTTCAGGAGGCCAAGCCTGCTTTACAGGCGCCGCCGATGTACAAGGTGGTTTTGTTTAATGATGACTACACACCGATGGATTTCGTCGTCGAAGTGCTCGAGGTGTTTTTTAACCTGAACCGCGAGTTGGCGACCAAGGTAATGCTGGCCGTTCACACAGAAGGACGGGCAGTATGTGGAGTGTTTACCCGCGACATCGCCGAGACAAAGGCCATGCAGGTCAACCAGTACGCCAGGGAAAGCCAGCATCCGCTACTCTGTGAAATCGAGAAGGACGGTTAA
- the icd gene encoding NADP-dependent isocitrate dehydrogenase: MGYKKIQVPAVGDKITVNADHSLNVPDNPIIPFIEGDGIGVDISPVMIKVVDAAVNKAYGGKRKISWMEVYAGEKATQVYDQDTWLPQETLDAVKDYVVSIKGPLTTPVGGGIRSLNVALRQQLDLYVCLRPVRWFEGVPSPVKKPGDVDMTIFRENSEDIYAGIEWKAGSPEAIKVIKFLKEEMGVTKIRFDQNCGIGIKPVSLEGTKRLARKALQYVVDNDRDSLTIVHKGNIMKFTEGAFKEWAYEVAAEEFGATLLDGGPWMQFKNPRTGKNVVVKDAIADAMLQQILLRPAEYDVIATLNLNGDYLSDALAAEVGGIGIAPGANLSDTVAMFEATHGTAPKYAGKDQVNPGSLILSAEMMLRHMGWTEAADLIIKGTNGAISAKTVTYDFHRLMDGAKLLSSSAFGDALISHM, translated from the coding sequence ATGGGATACAAGAAGATTCAGGTTCCGGCAGTCGGCGACAAAATCACCGTCAATGCAGACCATTCTCTCAATGTTCCTGACAACCCGATCATTCCTTTTATTGAGGGTGACGGTATTGGCGTCGACATCAGCCCGGTGATGATCAAGGTTGTCGATGCAGCTGTTAACAAGGCTTATGGCGGCAAGCGCAAGATCTCCTGGATGGAGGTTTATGCCGGCGAAAAGGCCACTCAGGTTTACGACCAGGACACCTGGCTGCCCCAGGAAACCCTGGATGCGGTCAAGGACTACGTGGTTTCCATCAAGGGCCCGCTGACCACCCCGGTCGGTGGCGGCATCCGTTCGCTGAACGTGGCCCTGCGCCAACAGCTCGACCTTTATGTGTGTCTGCGCCCGGTGCGCTGGTTCGAAGGCGTGCCAAGCCCGGTCAAGAAGCCCGGCGATGTGGACATGACCATCTTCCGCGAGAACTCCGAGGACATTTACGCCGGTATCGAGTGGAAGGCCGGCTCCCCGGAAGCGATCAAGGTCATCAAGTTCCTGAAAGAAGAGATGGGCGTTACCAAGATCCGTTTCGACCAGAACTGCGGGATCGGCATCAAGCCGGTGTCCCTGGAAGGCACCAAGCGCCTGGCGCGCAAGGCCTTGCAGTATGTCGTGGATAACGATCGCGACTCGCTGACCATCGTGCACAAAGGCAACATCATGAAGTTCACCGAAGGTGCCTTCAAGGAATGGGCCTACGAAGTGGCGGCTGAAGAATTCGGCGCGACCCTGCTGGATGGCGGGCCGTGGATGCAATTCAAGAACCCGCGCACCGGCAAGAATGTGGTGGTCAAGGACGCCATTGCCGACGCCATGCTCCAGCAGATCCTGCTGCGCCCGGCGGAATATGATGTGATCGCTACGCTTAACCTTAACGGTGACTACCTGTCCGACGCCCTGGCGGCGGAAGTGGGCGGTATCGGTATTGCGCCGGGCGCCAACCTGTCCGATACCGTGGCCATGTTCGAAGCCACCCACGGTACCGCGCCGAAGTATGCCGGCAAGGACCAGGTCAACCCGGGTTCGCTGATCCTGTCGGCGGAAATGATGCTGCGTCACATGGGTTGGACCGAAGCGGCCGACCTGATCATCAAGGGCACCAATGGCGCAATTTCGGCCAAGACGGTGACCTATGACTTCCATCGCTTGATGGACGGCGCCAAGTTGCTGTCGTCATCAGCGTTCGGGGATGCGCTGATTTCGCATATGTAG
- a CDS encoding GNAT family N-acetyltransferase: MNKIHVSVADWQKDIAEIRRIREAVFIAEQSVPPELEWDADDAGAVHFLAFEGDFPIGTARLLPTGEIGRVSVLKDWRGLKVGDKLMEAVIGEAEKRGQTRQILSAQVHAAPFYERLGFKIVSDEFLEVGIPHVDMVREG; encoded by the coding sequence ATGAATAAGATTCACGTAAGTGTCGCGGACTGGCAAAAGGATATCGCCGAGATACGGCGCATTCGTGAGGCGGTATTTATCGCTGAACAATCGGTTCCACCGGAGCTGGAATGGGATGCTGACGATGCCGGTGCCGTGCACTTCCTGGCATTCGAAGGCGACTTCCCCATCGGCACCGCCCGCCTGCTGCCTACCGGCGAGATCGGGCGCGTGTCGGTCCTCAAGGACTGGCGCGGCCTGAAGGTCGGCGACAAGCTGATGGAAGCCGTGATCGGCGAGGCCGAGAAACGCGGCCAGACCCGGCAGATCCTCAGTGCACAGGTCCATGCGGCGCCGTTTTATGAGCGCCTGGGCTTCAAGATTGTCAGCGATGAATTCCTTGAAGTCGGGATTCCTCACGTTGATATGGTGCGCGAGGGCTGA
- a CDS encoding secretin N-terminal domain-containing protein, whose translation MSLRTLLTTLLLATSFSVMAATEVVPLSNRTSADLLPVAQNFIGKDGTVSAYGNQLIVNAEPDKIQGLRALLAQLDTPSKRLLITVDTNENNQQSNGNNQTQVITYSTESRDGGVQQIQASEGVPALIQVGQSVPLTTTQPDAYGRPQNQTQYRNVTQGFYVTASVTGETVHLSISTNRDRMSQERPDVVNVQSTDTTVSGRLGEWITLAGINRQTQADKSTTTRSYSTQGRDDLTLRVKVETLN comes from the coding sequence ATGTCCCTACGCACCCTGCTCACTACTTTGCTCCTGGCCACCAGCTTCTCGGTGATGGCCGCCACCGAAGTCGTGCCCCTGAGCAACCGCACCAGCGCTGACCTGTTGCCCGTCGCGCAGAACTTTATCGGCAAGGACGGCACCGTCAGCGCCTACGGCAACCAACTGATCGTGAATGCAGAACCCGACAAGATCCAGGGCCTGCGCGCCTTGCTTGCGCAACTGGATACACCTTCCAAGCGCCTGCTGATCACCGTCGACACCAACGAGAACAACCAGCAAAGCAACGGCAACAATCAAACTCAGGTCATCACCTACAGCACCGAGAGCCGCGACGGTGGGGTCCAGCAAATCCAGGCCAGCGAAGGCGTGCCCGCGTTGATCCAGGTCGGCCAGAGCGTGCCGCTCACCACCACCCAGCCTGATGCCTACGGCCGCCCGCAGAACCAGACGCAGTATCGCAACGTGACTCAGGGCTTCTACGTCACCGCCAGCGTCACCGGTGAGACCGTTCACCTGAGCATCAGTACCAATCGTGACCGCATGAGCCAGGAACGTCCCGATGTAGTGAACGTGCAAAGTACCGACACAACCGTCAGCGGACGCTTGGGCGAGTGGATCACCCTGGCTGGGATCAATCGCCAGACCCAGGCCGACAAAAGCACTACAACCCGCAGCTACTCTACTCAAGGGCGCGATGATCTGACATTGCGGGTCAAAGTCGAGACCCTGAACTGA
- a CDS encoding NADP-dependent isocitrate dehydrogenase: MPTRSKIIYTFTDEAPALATYSLLPIVEAFTASADIAVETRDISLAARILASFPEQLGAKAVPDHLAELGDLAVTPEANIIKLPNISASTPQLQAAIKELQAQGFDLPDYPETVTTDAEKETRARYDKVKGSAVNPVLREGNSDRRAPLSVKNYARKHPHKMGAWAADSKSHVAHMSNGDFYGSEKAVQIEGADAVKIELIAKDGTATVLKEKTSVQAGEIIDTAVLSKKALRSFIAAEIEDAKKQGVLLSVHLKATMMKVSDPIMFGQIVAEFYKDALAKHAVVLEQIGFNLNNGIGDLYARIKALPGDQQAQIEADIQAVYAARPSLAMVNSDKGITNLHVPSDVIVDASMPAMIRDSGKMWGTDGQLHDTKAVIPDRCYATIYQAVIEDCKANGAFDPTTMGSVPNVGLMAKKAEEYGSHDKTFQIKADGVVRVTDSKGNLLMEQAVEAGDIFRMCQTKDAPIQDWVKLAVNRARASNTPAIFWLDPQRAHDGVVVEKVQAYLKDHNTEGLDIRIMSPIDAMKFTLERTRKGLDTISVTGNVLRDYLTDLFPIMELGTSAKMLSIVPLMNGGGLFETGAGGSAPKHVQQLVEENFLRWDSLGEFLALAASLEHLGVNYNNPKALVLSKTLDQATGQFLDNNKSPSRKVGNIDNRGSHFYLALYWAQALAAQTEDTALQAQFGELAKTLSANEATIVAELNAVQGKPVDIGGYYAPNAELTSKAMRPSNTLNAAIAALV, translated from the coding sequence ATGCCCACCCGCTCGAAGATCATCTACACCTTCACCGACGAAGCACCAGCCCTCGCCACCTATTCACTGCTGCCTATCGTAGAGGCCTTCACCGCTTCCGCTGATATTGCCGTGGAAACCCGCGACATTTCCCTGGCCGCGCGCATCCTCGCAAGCTTCCCCGAGCAACTGGGCGCCAAGGCCGTGCCGGACCATCTCGCCGAACTGGGCGACCTGGCCGTCACCCCTGAAGCCAACATCATCAAGCTGCCGAACATCAGTGCCTCGACCCCTCAGCTGCAGGCTGCCATCAAGGAACTGCAAGCCCAGGGCTTCGACCTGCCGGACTACCCGGAAACCGTAACCACCGACGCGGAAAAAGAAACCCGTGCACGTTACGACAAGGTCAAGGGCAGCGCCGTGAACCCGGTACTGCGCGAAGGCAACTCCGACCGCCGCGCACCGCTGTCGGTCAAGAACTACGCGCGCAAGCATCCGCACAAAATGGGCGCCTGGGCTGCCGACTCCAAGTCCCACGTTGCCCACATGAGCAACGGCGACTTCTACGGCAGCGAGAAAGCCGTACAGATCGAAGGCGCTGATGCCGTCAAGATCGAACTGATCGCCAAAGACGGTACCGCTACCGTCCTGAAAGAAAAAACCAGCGTACAAGCTGGCGAGATCATCGACACCGCCGTGCTGAGCAAGAAAGCCCTGCGCAGCTTCATCGCCGCTGAAATCGAAGACGCCAAGAAACAAGGCGTACTGCTGTCGGTTCACCTGAAAGCCACCATGATGAAGGTCTCCGACCCGATCATGTTCGGCCAGATCGTTGCCGAGTTCTATAAAGACGCACTGGCCAAGCACGCTGTGGTGCTGGAGCAGATCGGCTTCAACCTGAACAACGGCATCGGCGACCTGTACGCTCGCATCAAGGCCCTGCCTGGCGATCAGCAAGCGCAGATCGAAGCTGACATCCAGGCGGTGTACGCCGCTCGCCCTTCCCTGGCGATGGTCAACTCCGACAAAGGCATCACCAACCTGCACGTGCCGAGCGACGTCATCGTCGACGCCTCGATGCCTGCCATGATCCGTGACTCCGGCAAGATGTGGGGCACCGACGGCCAGCTGCACGACACCAAGGCTGTGATCCCGGATCGCTGCTACGCCACTATCTACCAGGCGGTGATCGAAGACTGCAAGGCTAACGGCGCCTTCGACCCAACCACCATGGGCAGCGTGCCAAACGTTGGTCTGATGGCGAAGAAAGCCGAAGAGTACGGCTCCCACGACAAGACCTTCCAGATCAAGGCTGACGGCGTAGTCCGCGTCACCGACAGCAAGGGCAACCTGCTGATGGAACAGGCTGTTGAAGCCGGCGACATCTTCCGCATGTGCCAGACCAAAGACGCGCCGATCCAGGATTGGGTCAAACTGGCCGTCAACCGTGCCCGCGCCAGCAACACCCCGGCCATTTTCTGGCTGGACCCACAGCGCGCGCACGACGGCGTCGTGGTCGAGAAAGTTCAGGCTTACCTGAAAGACCACAACACCGAAGGCCTGGACATCCGCATCATGTCGCCGATCGACGCGATGAAGTTCACCCTGGAGCGCACCCGCAAGGGCCTGGACACCATCTCGGTGACCGGCAACGTATTGCGCGACTACCTGACTGACCTGTTCCCGATCATGGAACTGGGCACCAGCGCCAAGATGCTGTCGATCGTGCCACTGATGAACGGTGGCGGCCTGTTCGAAACCGGCGCCGGCGGTTCGGCTCCGAAGCACGTACAGCAACTGGTTGAAGAAAACTTCCTGCGCTGGGATTCCCTGGGCGAGTTCCTGGCCCTGGCCGCGTCCCTTGAGCATTTGGGTGTGAACTACAACAACCCGAAAGCCCTGGTGCTGTCCAAGACCCTGGACCAGGCCACCGGCCAGTTCCTCGACAACAACAAGTCGCCATCGCGCAAAGTCGGCAACATCGACAACCGCGGCAGCCACTTCTACCTGGCGCTGTACTGGGCTCAAGCCCTGGCCGCCCAGACCGAAGACACTGCACTGCAAGCGCAGTTTGGCGAACTGGCCAAGACCCTGAGCGCGAACGAAGCAACCATCGTTGCCGAGCTCAACGCCGTCCAGGGCAAGCCAGTGGACATCGGTGGCTACTACGCACCGAACGCCGAGCTGACCAGCAAGGCCATGCGCCCAAGCAACACCCTCAACGCGGCCATCGCTGCGCTGGTGTAA
- the cspD gene encoding cold shock domain-containing protein CspD, with the protein MGMASGKVKWFNNAKGYGFINEDGKTDDLFAHYSAIQMDGYKTLKAGQSVSFDIIQGPKGLHAVNIGAPVSASTTIEDVAQKSQKQPA; encoded by the coding sequence ATGGGCATGGCGAGCGGTAAGGTCAAGTGGTTCAACAATGCCAAGGGTTACGGCTTCATCAACGAAGACGGCAAGACTGACGACCTATTTGCGCATTACTCCGCTATCCAAATGGATGGCTACAAGACACTGAAGGCAGGGCAATCGGTTTCCTTCGATATCATTCAGGGACCCAAAGGCTTGCATGCGGTGAATATCGGCGCTCCAGTCAGCGCCAGCACAACTATAGAAGACGTCGCTCAAAAATCACAAAAACAGCCGGCCTGA
- a CDS encoding NUDIX hydrolase, with protein MTWLPHITVATIVEDNGRFLMVEELKGGRAVLNQPAGHLDPNETLTEAAVRETLEETGWDVEATGIVGIYLYTAPSNSVTYQRVCFTAKALKHHPDYPLDDGIVRARWLTRDELITLREDWRSELIIRCIDDYLAGQRHSLELIRPSL; from the coding sequence ATGACCTGGCTCCCCCACATCACCGTCGCCACCATCGTCGAAGACAACGGCCGCTTCCTGATGGTCGAAGAGCTCAAGGGCGGCCGCGCCGTGCTGAACCAGCCCGCCGGCCACCTCGACCCGAACGAAACCCTGACCGAGGCCGCCGTGCGCGAAACCCTCGAAGAAACCGGCTGGGACGTCGAAGCCACCGGGATTGTCGGGATTTACCTGTACACCGCTCCCAGCAATAGCGTGACCTATCAGCGCGTGTGCTTCACCGCCAAGGCCCTGAAACATCACCCGGACTACCCACTGGACGACGGTATCGTGCGCGCTCGCTGGCTGACTCGCGATGAATTGATAACTCTGCGCGAAGACTGGCGCAGCGAGCTGATTATCCGCTGTATCGACGATTATCTGGCCGGCCAACGCCACAGCCTCGAATTGATCCGCCCTTCTCTTTAG
- a CDS encoding ribosomal protein uL16 3-hydroxylase: protein MNPDIPLQLLGGITAREFLRDYWQKKPLLIRQAIPDFESPIDADELAGLALEEEVESRLIIEHGERPWELRRGPFAEDAFSTLPEREWTLLVQAVDQFVPEVAELLENFRFLPSWRIDDVMISYAAPGGSVGPHFDNYDVFLLQGSGKRNWKIGQMCNSESPLLQHADLRILAEFEETAEWVLEPGDMLYLPPRLAHCGVAVDDCMTYSVGFRAPSAAEVLTHFTDFLSQYLTDEERYTDADAQPVSDPHQIQADALDRLKSLLAEHMSDERMLLTWFGQFMTEPRYPELVAGPEVEEEDLLGSLQDGAVLIRNPSARLAWSEVDDDLLLFASGQSRLLPGKLRELLKLVCAADALHIDNLGPWLADEDACALLWELVKQGSLGFADE, encoded by the coding sequence ATGAATCCTGATATTCCTCTTCAACTTCTGGGCGGCATCACGGCACGCGAGTTCCTGCGCGACTACTGGCAGAAAAAACCGCTGCTGATCCGCCAGGCCATTCCTGATTTCGAAAGCCCGATCGACGCCGACGAACTGGCCGGCCTGGCGCTGGAAGAAGAAGTCGAGTCGCGCCTGATCATCGAACACGGCGAACGCCCGTGGGAGTTGCGTCGCGGCCCGTTCGCCGAAGATGCCTTCAGCACCCTGCCCGAGCGCGAGTGGACCCTGCTGGTGCAGGCCGTCGACCAGTTCGTGCCGGAAGTGGCCGAACTGCTGGAAAACTTCCGTTTCCTGCCGAGCTGGCGCATCGATGATGTGATGATCAGCTACGCCGCCCCGGGTGGCAGCGTGGGCCCGCACTTCGACAACTACGACGTGTTCCTGCTGCAAGGTTCCGGCAAGCGCAACTGGAAGATCGGCCAGATGTGCAACTCCGAAAGCCCGCTGCTGCAGCACGCCGACCTGCGCATCCTCGCCGAATTCGAAGAAACCGCCGAATGGGTGCTGGAACCGGGCGACATGCTCTACCTGCCGCCACGCCTGGCCCACTGCGGTGTGGCCGTGGATGATTGCATGACGTACTCCGTAGGCTTCCGCGCCCCGAGCGCGGCTGAAGTGCTGACCCACTTCACCGACTTCCTCAGCCAGTACCTGACTGACGAAGAGCGCTACACCGACGCCGATGCCCAGCCGGTCAGCGACCCGCACCAGATCCAGGCCGACGCCCTCGACCGCCTGAAAAGCCTGCTGGCCGAGCACATGAGCGACGAGCGCATGCTGCTGACCTGGTTCGGCCAGTTCATGACGGAGCCGCGCTACCCGGAACTGGTCGCCGGCCCGGAAGTGGAAGAAGAAGACCTGCTGGGCAGCCTGCAAGACGGCGCCGTGCTGATCCGCAACCCAAGCGCACGCCTGGCCTGGTCCGAAGTGGACGACGACCTGCTGCTGTTCGCCAGCGGCCAGAGCCGCCTGTTGCCGGGCAAGCTGCGGGAACTGCTGAAGCTGGTGTGCGCCGCCGACGCATTGCACATCGACAATCTCGGCCCATGGCTGGCGGACGAAGATGCCTGCGCCCTGCTGTGGGAACTGGTCAAGCAAGGAAGCCTGGGGTTTGCCGATGAATAA
- the hflD gene encoding high frequency lysogenization protein HflD → MSPTQEQLTALGGVFLAAVLVDKIAKTGQVTEAGLTCMLGSLLIRDPKDTLEVYGGDDLALREGYRALVGALERDPSTLQREPLRYALSMLGLERQLAKRDDLLETIGKRLPQIQSQVEHFGPAHENVIAACGALYQDTLSTLRQRIQVHGDMRNLQQPNNASKIRALLLAGIRSARLWRQLGGHRWQLVISRRKLLKELYPLMRNE, encoded by the coding sequence ATGAGCCCGACCCAGGAGCAATTGACGGCACTGGGCGGCGTGTTTCTCGCCGCGGTGCTGGTGGACAAGATCGCCAAGACCGGCCAGGTCACTGAGGCGGGCCTGACCTGCATGCTCGGCAGCCTGCTGATCCGCGACCCGAAGGACACCCTGGAAGTGTACGGCGGCGACGACCTGGCCCTGCGTGAAGGTTATCGCGCACTGGTCGGCGCCCTCGAGCGCGACCCGAGCACTTTGCAGCGCGAGCCACTGCGCTACGCCCTGTCGATGCTCGGCCTGGAGCGCCAATTGGCCAAGCGTGATGATTTGCTGGAAACCATCGGCAAGCGCCTGCCGCAGATTCAGTCCCAAGTCGAACACTTCGGCCCGGCCCACGAAAACGTGATCGCTGCCTGTGGCGCGCTGTACCAGGACACCCTGAGCACCTTGCGCCAGCGGATCCAGGTGCACGGCGACATGCGCAACCTGCAACAACCGAACAACGCCTCGAAAATCCGTGCCCTGCTGCTGGCCGGTATTCGTTCGGCGCGGTTGTGGCGCCAGTTGGGCGGTCATCGCTGGCAGTTGGTCATCAGCCGTCGCAAATTGCTGAAAGAGCTTTACCCGTTGATGCGCAACGAATAA